One genomic window of Chitinophagaceae bacterium includes the following:
- a CDS encoding AI-2E family transporter, with the protein MNTARLPRIALYVLALLFLVLSFVILNELSFYLIPATFAALLAMLMLPLNRLLEKWRFPRVLAIVISLLVILVILGGIITLISVQVVNFMKDLPTIEQQLRDKFTDFQAFVQQVSGFTVENQMEFIDKETTNILSTADKWGTGILLSTGGTLAAFGIMILHFILFLLYRQRIKGFFLGLIDKGHHDKAAQVIEEITKVTRQYLTGVVIVMAIMSVLNSVGLLLLGIQNAIFFGVLAAILNIIPYIGVWIGAGLPIILALITKESFFYPIGVLGVFLFNQFIDNNFLTPRITGSQVKINALATVGVILIGNLVWGVAGMILFIPLLGIAKIVFDNVDQLKPFGFLIGEDETPKRSVLAKKMRLEMRKSNDRKEAK; encoded by the coding sequence ATGAATACAGCCAGACTTCCCAGAATTGCATTGTATGTACTTGCTCTACTGTTCCTTGTGCTTTCATTTGTTATTTTAAATGAACTGAGCTTTTATCTTATTCCTGCAACGTTTGCAGCATTATTAGCTATGCTGATGTTGCCACTTAACAGGTTGTTGGAGAAATGGCGGTTCCCCCGAGTGCTTGCAATTGTAATTTCCTTATTGGTGATCTTGGTGATTCTGGGAGGAATAATTACACTGATTTCAGTGCAGGTTGTGAACTTCATGAAAGACTTACCCACCATTGAACAGCAACTCAGGGATAAGTTCACCGATTTTCAGGCTTTTGTGCAACAGGTTTCTGGCTTCACGGTAGAAAACCAGATGGAATTTATTGATAAAGAAACCACCAACATATTATCGACTGCTGATAAATGGGGCACCGGTATATTATTGTCAACCGGAGGCACACTGGCCGCCTTTGGAATCATGATTTTACATTTTATTTTATTCCTTTTGTACCGTCAACGCATTAAAGGATTTTTCCTGGGACTTATTGATAAAGGTCACCATGACAAAGCAGCTCAAGTGATAGAGGAAATCACCAAAGTAACCAGACAATATCTTACAGGTGTAGTGATTGTTATGGCCATCATGTCTGTACTTAACTCAGTTGGACTTTTGCTTTTGGGAATTCAGAATGCTATTTTCTTTGGAGTGCTGGCCGCCATTTTAAATATCATTCCTTACATAGGCGTATGGATTGGGGCAGGTCTTCCGATCATACTGGCATTGATAACAAAAGAAAGTTTCTTTTATCCTATTGGTGTGTTGGGAGTGTTCCTTTTTAATCAGTTTATAGACAATAATTTCCTTACCCCGCGCATTACGGGCTCGCAGGTAAAAATCAATGCACTTGCTACAGTGGGTGTTATTCTGATTGGAAATTTGGTTTGGGGAGTTGCCGGTATGATACTTTTTATTCCGCTACTCGGAATTGCAAAAATTGTTTTCGATAATGTAGATCAATTGAAACCATTCGGTTTTCTTATAGGAGAGGATGAGACACCGAAACGATCTGTGCTTGCTAAAAAAATGCGGCTTGAAATGCGAAAGAGTAATGATAGGAAAGAGGCAAAATGA